In the Kwoniella shivajii chromosome 2, complete sequence genome, one interval contains:
- a CDS encoding phosphatidylserine decarboxylase, whose amino-acid sequence MPDTEAALAIANAANNNNSNVESQSSTSTSTPKGQPRLRRLASKPLKMAASTFRPRASSRGTSPGPSSETATLASSDSASMSHGHGHGHEKHGRFRRKSRHQHIPNGSAGLTPAQIASAARGPRKPLEGEEPAAYLRVRVVSAKGLVAKDRGGTSDPFLTLLMPPSSRHSTKVIKKSLDPTFPPETSTFDFPIHLSLTGVIGGRGIECVLWDKDLMRKEYMGELAIPVEKWFPEGDIHLWNENVPLLTQRLLSTRRKHTVSGSVSFQVGFIPPKDAINPEDALKKVRRVHGSLVEQAGVGRSSIGILGVPAHKGIGTVKMRPEEPIKPSHMLKPTSVVASAVSGIMSSMTGGHKTVPLTDQSSQPQVDAYEEGEVDDDEDLLSDDGMSSSSSDEFEDALDDDDTPTGLNESPSAVENVIAGISGQTAGLPDAKSSKAGEKKDGGGLLTPASIPPPKTPAKTSPQGDYFAPYPMIKGTSGDSAVGTPGVVTPGGTKLRRPLFKRGKSKTESSIQSQPIEKKKSKGFNFDANQGREVLGIVILEIKGAEDLPKLKNALKFSFDMDPFVVISFGKKVFRTRVIRHSLNPTWDEKLLFHVRRHESTYTMQFSVLDWDKVSGNDMVGTCTLPLSELIADAPKPNSETGLYEKEVDGKHEMKEFTLNVSTDKDMPWEARHSPKLTVRAKYEPYDALRQRFWRQYITQYDADDSGCMSYTELTAMLDSLGSTLTRRTLEGYFSSCGKSAEKDEMTIDEVIHCLEKEVTKSRSEKEKVSGDELVPSGSSVGETSYSVSAQPTQEGLDMTGPQGNISPGVDPDELAEHIMQSRPRNDDESEPAGNIEKVEPGVPAVKVERTATMDGTTMASNEPADGTLTPGSLFSENEDIDNELSSTDDRERVINIKTCPLCHRPRLGEKTEQDIVTHLAVCASADWSRVDRIVTANYVTSSQAQRKFLSKIVNKVAIGSYALGANSANILVQDRRTGQLQEEKMAVYVRLGIRVLYKGAKGQMHGARARKLLKSLSVKQGLKYDSPSSAVDIPSFIAFHKLDVNEILDPLDSFRNFNEFFYRKLRPDARPVEEPGNEGRLVSCADCRMMAFETVNEATQIWIKGREFTVARLLGPNYKDVADRYEGGGLGIFRLAPQDYHRFHSPVKGKVGKMTMIDGEYYTVNPQAIRTTLDVYGENVRKVVPIQSEEFGLVMTVWVGAMMVGSILTTVEEGQEINRAEELGYFAFGGSTIVCLFEKGAMKWDEDLLQNGRASIETLVRMGMGLGRSTRKGGNDVVTPGEK is encoded by the exons ATGCCAGATACAGAAGCTGCGTTGGCAATAGCCAATGCAGCCAATAACAATAACAGCAATGTGGAATCACAATCATCTACATCAACGTCCACACCGAAAGGCCAACCTCGACTAAGAAGACTAGCTTCGAAACCACTTAAGATGGCAGCGTCGACATTCAGACCACGAGCTTCATCAAGAGGGACTTCACCTGGACCTTCTTCTGAAACCGCTACTCTGGCTTCATCGGATTCAGCTTCAATGAGCCACGGCCACGGTCACGGTCATGAGAAACATGGAAGGTTTAGGAGAAAATCGAGACATCAACATATACCTAATGGTTCAGCTGGATTAACACCCGCACAGATAGCTTCGGCCGCTAGAGGACCAAGGAAACCgcttgaaggtgaagaaccTGCTGCTTATCTCAGAGTAAGAGTAGTAAGCGCAAAAGGTTTAGTTGCAAAAGATAGAGGTGGTACTTCTGATCC ATTCCTCACTTTGCTCATGCCCCCTTCTTCGAGACATTCAACCAAAGTAATCAAGAAATCACTCGATCCTACTTTCCCTCCTGAAACAAGTACATTTGATTTCCCAATTCACCTCAGTTTGACAGGGGTGATCGGTGGTAGAGGTATCGAATGTGTACTCTGGGATAAG GATCTTATGCGTAAAGAATACATGGGTGAACTCGCTATCCCTGTCGAAAAATGGTTCCCAGAAGGAGATATCCATTTATGGAACGAGAATGTTCCT CTTCTTACGCAACGCCTTTTATCTACCCGACGGAAGCACACAGTTAGTGGTTCAGTCTCCTTCCAGGTCGGTTTCATCCCGCCAAAAGATGCTATCAATCCTGAAGACGCACTCAAGAAAGTCAGACGAGTCCATGGATCACTTGTAGAACAAGCCGGTGTCGGAAGAAGCTCAATTGGCATTCTTGGTGTTCCTGCA CACAAAGGTATTGGAACGGTAAAAATGCGACCTGAAGAACCAATCAAACCTTCCCACATGCTGAAGCCCACTTCGGTGGTAGCATCTGCTGTTTCTGGCATAATGTCCTCCATGACAGGTGGACATAAGACTGTTCCACTCACAGATCAATCTTCTCAGCCACAAGTAGATGCATATGAGGAAGGGGAAgttgacgatgacgaagatcTTCTTTCCGATGACGGCATGTCAAGCTCTTCCTCAGACGAATTCGAAGATGCtcttgacgatgatgatacgCCTACGGGTCTCAATGAGTCACCTTCGGCAGTTGAGAACGTGATTGCAGGTATCAGTGGGCAAACTGCCGGTCTACCCGATGCTAAATCTAGTAAAGCAGGAGAAAAAAAGGATGGTGGAGGTTTATTGACTCCCGCTTCAATCCCTCCACCCAAAACACCTGCTAAAACGAGTCCCCAAGGAGACTATTTCGCCCCTTACCCAATGATTAAAGGTACTTCAGGTGATTCAGCTGTTGGCACTCCAGGTGTAGTTACTCCGGGAGGAACTAAACTGCGCCGACCATTATTCAAACGTGGCAAGAGTAAAACAGAGTCTTCCATCCAGAGTCAACCtatcgaaaagaagaaatcgaagggattcaactttgatgctaatcaaggtagagaagttTTGGGTATTGTTATTCTGGAAATCAAAGGTGCAGAGGACTTACCAAAACTAAAAAATG CTCTGAAATTCTCCTTCGACATGGACCCGTTCGTCGTCATATCCTTTGGTAAAAAGGTTTTCAGGACCAGAGTCATAAGACATTCTCTCAATCCTACTTGGGATGAAAAGCTCCTCTTCCACGTCAGAAGACACGAAAGTACCTATACAATGCAATTCTCCGTACTTGACTGGGACAAG GTTTCCGGAAATGACATGGTCGGAACTTGTACTTTGCCTCTTAGCGAACTGATAGCGGATGCACCAAAACCCAATTCTGAGACTGGTCTCTATGAAAAGGAGGTAGACGGTAAACATGAAATGAAGGAGTTCACG CTCAACGTTTCAACTGATAAAGATATGCCTTGGGAAGCAAGACATTCCCCTAAGCTTACCGTGAGGGCCAAATACGAACCATACGATGCTCTTCGACAACGCTTCTGGCGACAATACATCACTCAGTATGATGCCGATGACTCAGGCTGTATGTCGTACACCGAGCTCACCGCAATGCTTGACTCGCTCGGCTCCACACTTACTCGACGTACCCTCGAAGGTTACTTTTCCAGCTGTGGCAAATCCGccgaaaaagatgaaatgaccATTGATGAGGTCATACATTGTTTGGAAAAAGAAGTGACCAAATCGCGTtctgaaaaggagaaggtatCAGGTGATGAACTCGTTCCAAGCGGATCTAGTGTAGGAGAAACGTCGTACTCTGTATCTGCACAACCTACTCAAGAAGGATTAGATATGACTGGACCACAGGGAAACATCTCTCCTGGTGTCGATCCGGACGAATTAGCTGAGCATATCATGCAAAGTCGACCGAGAAACGATGACGAATCAGAACCTGCTGGTAACATCGAAAAAGTCGAGCCTGGTGTACCTGCtgtcaaagttgaaagaacAGCAACTATGGATGGAACGACAATGGCTTCCAATGAGCCTGCCGACGGTACACTAACACCCGGATCACTATTCtctgaaaatgaagatatcgataaCGAATTGTCGTCAACTGATGACAGGGAGAGAgtaatcaatatcaaaactTGTCCATTATGTCATCGACCTAGATTAGGTGAAAAAACGGAACAAGACATAGTAACTCATTTAGCAGTATGTGCATCGGCAGATTGGTCAAGAGTGGATAGGATCGTAACTGCGAATTATgtcacttcttctcaagcACAAAGGAAATTCTTATCTAAGATCGTCAATAAAGTAGCGATAGGAAGTTATGCCCTGGGTGCCAATTCGGCTAATATATTAGTCCAAGATAGACGAACAGGTCAATTGCAAGAGGAGAAAATGGCT GTGTATGTTAGATTGGGTATCAGAGTCTTGTATAAAGGTGCAAAAGGTCAAATGCACGGTGCAAGGG CCCGAAAATTGCTTAAATCCCTCTCTGTTAAACAAGGATTAAAGTAcgattcaccatcttcagcagTGGACATACCTTCATTTATAGCATTCCATAAACTTGACGTCAATGAGATTCTAGATCCACTTGATTCGTTCAGGAACTTCAACGAGTTCTTCTACAGGAAACTGAGACCTGATGCGAGACCAGTAGAAGAACCAGGAAATGAAGGTAGATTGGTTTCCTGTGCGGATTGTAGGATGATGGCTTTTGAGACTGTCAATGAAGCTACTCAAATCTGGATCAAAGGGAGAGAATTCACAGTCGCAAGATTACTGGGTCCAAATTACAAAGATGTAGCGGATAGGTATGAAGGAGGTGGTTTGGGTATTTTCAG ACTCGCCCCGCAAGATTATCACCGATTCCATTCACCTGTCAAAGGTAAAGTGGGTAAAATGACGATGATAGATGGCGAATACTACACAGTGAATCCTCAAGCTATAAGGACTACTCTAGATGTATATGGGGAGAACGTCAGGAAGGTAGTTCCtattcaaagtgaagaattcGGTCTAGTCATGACTGTATGGGTTGGTGCTATGA TGGTCGGAAGTATCTTGACGactgtcgaagaaggtcaagaaatAAATCGAGCTGAGGAATTAGGTTATTTCGCTTTCG GTGGATCAACCATAGTCTGCTTATTCGAGAAGGGAGCAATGAAGTGGGATGAAGACTTATTACAGAATGGTAGAGCAAGTATTGAAACTCTTGTCAGGATGGGAATGGGCCTCGGTAGAAGTACGAGGAAGGGGGGGAACGATGTCGTCACGCCAGGCGAGAAGTGA